One Leclercia pneumoniae genomic region harbors:
- a CDS encoding NADH:ubiquinone reductase (Na(+)-transporting) subunit D, giving the protein MADAGELKEVKRVLIGPLIANNPITLQVLGVCSALAVTTKLETAVVMTLAVTLVTAFSSMFISMIRHHIPNSVRIIVQMAIIASLVIVVDQLLRAFAYETSKQLSVFVGLIITNCIVMGRAEAYAMKMPPLASFMDGIGNGLGYGVILLTVGFLRELIGSGKLFGITVLDTVQNGGWYLPNGLFLLAPSAFFIIGLLIWAVRTWRPEQQEKE; this is encoded by the coding sequence ATGGCTGACGCGGGCGAGCTGAAAGAAGTCAAACGGGTTTTGATTGGGCCGTTGATTGCCAATAACCCTATCACCCTGCAGGTGCTGGGGGTCTGCTCGGCGCTGGCGGTGACCACAAAACTGGAAACGGCGGTGGTCATGACTCTGGCGGTGACGCTGGTGACGGCGTTCTCCAGCATGTTTATCTCGATGATTCGCCACCATATCCCCAACAGCGTACGCATTATTGTGCAGATGGCGATCATCGCCTCGCTGGTGATCGTGGTGGATCAACTGTTACGCGCCTTCGCCTATGAAACCTCGAAACAGCTGTCGGTTTTTGTCGGCTTGATCATCACCAACTGTATTGTGATGGGCCGGGCTGAAGCCTACGCCATGAAAATGCCGCCGCTGGCAAGCTTTATGGATGGCATTGGCAACGGCCTCGGTTACGGGGTGATTCTACTGACCGTGGGCTTCCTGCGAGAGCTGATTGGCAGCGGAAAACTGTTTGGGATTACGGTACTGGATACCGTGCAAAACGGTGGCTGGTACCTGCCGAATGGCCTGTTTTTGCTGGCGCCAAGCGCCTTCTTCATTATCGGTTTGTTGATCTGGGCGGTGAGAACCTGGCGCCCGGAGCAGCAGGAAAAGGAGTAA
- a CDS encoding Na(+)-translocating NADH-quinone reductase subunit C → MAENKNNDSIGKTLMVVLVLCLVCSIVVAGSAVGLKSRQQEQRALDKQRNILAVTGLMQGEMSAEEVAQTFAERITPKLVELKTGAILDKDPNSYNQGLALKDPKMSTVLEASEDPAGIKRRSNVAEIYLVRDEQQRVQQLVLPVYGNGLWSMMYAFVALDTDGRTVKGITWYDQGETPGLGGEVENPGWRAQFIGKKVLDDNGQPALKVMKGAARQGDEYAVDGLSGATLTSNGVQHSFDFWMGELGFGPFLKKVREGELNHG, encoded by the coding sequence GTGGCTGAGAACAAAAATAACGATAGCATCGGCAAGACCTTGATGGTGGTGCTGGTGCTGTGCCTGGTGTGCTCCATTGTGGTGGCGGGCTCTGCCGTAGGGCTGAAGTCGCGCCAGCAGGAGCAGCGAGCCCTGGACAAACAGCGCAATATCCTGGCGGTAACGGGACTCATGCAGGGTGAGATGAGCGCTGAAGAGGTCGCACAGACCTTTGCCGAGCGGATCACGCCGAAGCTGGTGGAGCTAAAAACCGGCGCGATACTCGACAAGGATCCAAACAGCTATAACCAGGGGCTGGCGCTAAAGGATCCCAAAATGAGTACGGTACTGGAGGCCAGCGAAGATCCGGCGGGTATTAAGCGTCGCAGCAACGTTGCTGAAATCTACCTGGTGCGCGATGAACAACAACGTGTGCAGCAACTGGTTCTGCCGGTCTATGGCAACGGCCTGTGGTCAATGATGTATGCCTTTGTGGCCCTTGATACCGATGGTCGCACCGTTAAAGGCATCACCTGGTACGACCAGGGAGAAACCCCGGGGCTGGGCGGTGAAGTCGAAAACCCGGGCTGGCGTGCGCAATTTATTGGCAAAAAAGTGCTGGACGATAACGGGCAGCCGGCGCTGAAAGTGATGAAAGGCGCTGCGCGGCAAGGCGACGAGTACGCGGTAGATGGCCTTTCTGGCGCCACGCTCACCTCGAACGGCGTACAACACAGTTTCGATTTCTGGATGGGCGAACTGGGTTTTGGGCCCTTTCTTAAAAAAGTACGTGAAGGAGAGCTGAATCATGGCTGA